The proteins below are encoded in one region of Oncorhynchus masou masou isolate Uvic2021 chromosome 15, UVic_Omas_1.1, whole genome shotgun sequence:
- the LOC135555236 gene encoding synaptonemal complex central element protein 2-like has product MVDFYKSGSSLGPISLKDPEQGHGPEQDIPDETFSFVPLDESHGQQRRDVHNSTSSERPGEEATTVLSLTIEEIGKKAQDLIERINQSRAMDQEIMTTFENKLMNKVSEVCQQVKEQMFSSYEEHGRGMEANLQELSEVLERCSQLSMELQGASQTLSAINNSLQRTAKN; this is encoded by the exons atgGTAGActtctacaagtctggttcatccttgggaccaATTTCCCTGAAG GACCCTGAACAAGGACATGGGCCAGAACAGGACATCCCTGATGAGACATTTTCATTTGTGCCACTGGACGAAAGCCATGGACAGCAAAG ACGTGACGTACACAACAGTACCTCCAGCGAGCGCCCAGGTGAGGAGGCTACGACTGTTCTCAGTTTAACGATAGAGGAGATAGGGAAGAAGGCCCAGGATCTGATAGAGCGAATCAACCAGAGCCGAGCCATGGACCAGGAAATCATGACCACCTTCGAGAACAAGTTAATGAATAAG GTGAGTGAGGTGTGCCAGCAGGTGAAGGAGCAGATGTTCAGCAGCTATGAGGAACATGGCCGTGGGATGGAGGCCAATCTGCAGGAGCTGTCTGAGGTTCTGGAGAGGTGCAGTCAGCTCAGTATGGAGCTGCAGGGAGCCAGCCAGACCTTATCAGCCATTAACAACAGCCTGCAGCGGACAGCTAAGAACTGA